One genomic segment of Desulfonatronum thioautotrophicum includes these proteins:
- a CDS encoding response regulator has protein sequence MINKSITVLLVDDEISLLESVRRRLEYRGFRVIAVSSGEEALKVAQTEAVDVAVIDVKMPGMDGKEVMQRLKHDHPEMGVIMVTGHGSFSFKEEEVSGMIDACLAKPCDLATLQEAIQSAARKRADG, from the coding sequence GTGATAAACAAAAGCATCACCGTGCTGCTGGTGGACGATGAGATCTCCCTTTTGGAGTCCGTCCGGCGGCGGCTGGAGTATCGCGGGTTCAGGGTGATCGCCGTGAGCAGCGGCGAAGAGGCCCTGAAAGTCGCCCAAACAGAAGCCGTGGATGTGGCGGTCATTGACGTGAAGATGCCGGGCATGGACGGCAAGGAAGTGATGCAGCGCCTGAAGCACGACCATCCGGAAATGGGCGTGATCATGGTCACCGGACATGGGTCGTTCAGTTTCAAGGAAGAGGAGGTCAGCGGGATGATCGATGCCTGTCTGGCCAAACCCTGCGACCTCGCCACCCTGCAAGAGGCCATTCAGTCCGCCGCCCGCAAGAGAGCGGACGGCTGA